In Streptomyces sp. NBC_01426, one genomic interval encodes:
- a CDS encoding ATP-binding protein, translated as MTMPENGTGTDVLRPHAEDAFAHELKALAAADDRPRPSRWKLSPWAVATYLLGGELPDGTVVTPKYVGPRRIVEVAVTTLATDRALLLLGVPGTAKTWMSEHLAAAVSGDSTLLVQGTAGTPEEAIRYGWNYARLLARGPSREALVPSPVMRAMADGMTARVEELTRIPADVQDTLITVLSEKTLPIPELGQEVQAVGGFNLIATANDRDRGVNELSSALRRRFNTVVLPLPATAEAEVEIVARRVDQMGRALDLPAVPEGLEEIRRVVTVFRELRDGITGDGRTKVKSPSGTLSTAEAISVVTGGLALAAHFGDGVLRSSDVAAGILGAVVRDPAADRVVWQEYLETVVRERDGWKDFYRACREVSA; from the coding sequence ATGACCATGCCCGAGAACGGCACCGGTACCGACGTGCTGCGCCCGCACGCCGAAGACGCCTTCGCGCACGAACTGAAAGCCTTGGCCGCAGCCGACGACCGGCCCCGACCGAGCCGCTGGAAGCTGTCCCCGTGGGCCGTCGCGACGTACCTCCTCGGCGGGGAACTGCCCGACGGCACGGTCGTCACACCCAAGTACGTCGGACCCCGGCGCATCGTCGAGGTCGCCGTCACCACGCTCGCCACCGACCGGGCCCTGCTCCTCCTCGGGGTCCCCGGCACCGCCAAGACCTGGATGTCCGAACACCTCGCCGCCGCCGTCAGCGGCGACTCCACCCTCCTCGTCCAGGGCACCGCGGGCACCCCCGAGGAGGCCATCCGGTACGGCTGGAACTACGCCCGCCTCCTGGCACGCGGCCCCAGCAGGGAAGCCCTCGTCCCCAGCCCCGTCATGCGCGCCATGGCCGACGGCATGACCGCCCGCGTCGAGGAACTCACCCGCATCCCCGCCGACGTCCAGGACACCCTGATCACCGTCCTGTCCGAGAAGACGCTGCCGATACCCGAACTCGGCCAGGAAGTGCAGGCCGTGGGCGGCTTCAACCTCATCGCCACCGCCAACGACCGCGACCGCGGCGTCAACGAGCTCTCCAGCGCGCTCCGGCGCCGCTTCAACACCGTCGTCCTCCCGCTGCCCGCCACCGCCGAGGCCGAGGTCGAGATCGTCGCCCGCCGCGTCGACCAGATGGGCCGCGCCCTCGACCTGCCGGCCGTGCCCGAGGGACTGGAGGAGATCCGCCGCGTCGTCACCGTCTTCCGCGAGCTGCGCGACGGGATCACCGGCGACGGCCGCACCAAGGTCAAGTCGCCCAGCGGCACCCTCTCCACCGCCGAGGCCATCTCCGTCGTCACCGGCGGCCTGGCACTCGCCGCCCACTTCGGCGACGGCGTCCTGCGCTCCTCCGACGTGGCCGCCGGCATCCTCGGCGCCGTCGTCCGCGACCCGGCCGCCGACCGTGTCGTCTGGCAGGAGTACCTGGAGACCGTCGTCCGCGAACGCGACGGCTGGAAGGACTTCTACCGCGCCTGCCGGGAGGTGTCCGCATGA
- a CDS encoding cobalamin B12-binding domain-containing protein, which produces MGVTGPIRVVVAKPGLDGHDRGAKVIARALRDAGMEVIYTGLHQTPEQIVDTAIQEDADAIGLSILSGAHNTLFARVLELLKERDAEDIKVFGGGIIPEDDIAPLKAKGVAEIFTPGATTTAIVDWVNGNVRQA; this is translated from the coding sequence ATGGGTGTGACCGGTCCGATCCGTGTGGTGGTGGCCAAGCCGGGTCTCGACGGCCACGACCGCGGCGCCAAGGTGATCGCGCGTGCGCTGCGGGACGCGGGCATGGAGGTCATCTACACGGGCCTCCACCAAACCCCCGAGCAGATCGTCGACACCGCGATCCAGGAAGACGCCGACGCGATCGGCCTGTCGATCCTCTCGGGCGCGCACAACACGCTGTTCGCGCGCGTGCTGGAGCTCCTCAAGGAGCGCGACGCGGAAGACATCAAGGTCTTCGGCGGCGGGATCATCCCGGAGGACGACATCGCCCCCCTCAAGGCGAAGGGCGTCGCCGAGATCTTCACCCCCGGCGCCACCACGACGGCGATCGTGGACTGGGTCAACGGCAACGTACGCCAGGCCTAG
- a CDS encoding peptidoglycan DD-metalloendopeptidase family protein: MNDRPPSGQYPETGYDGLSTTNFAGDQAYVSYETQGQGYNYGVSGTYDAYGSYESTGTYDATAWASQESYLSTVPPQGAPEDTTGQWDASAWNSAGSDSQPPSLGYESGGAEQTGQWSTFTGYPQDTGAYDATAWNGGAATNDLTGATTVTASVQDYPSQPDGGYAYAYGYDTTQAAPADSLSYEASYEPAYEATTVVPITVADPYPSADPYPSADPYANDERHANSDLHAAETAVFEAVTDALPDDEPQPRGAVHDMPTQAMPVTPRAENEPRPTRRAGAPAKGAVKSSARAGGSSRRRTPAKRSALLTVAVPSACVMGVAGVAAASVGGLTGGAEKPAEEPVTMAAPDPASVKPVAANNKLDTQLAALSADAGDFADRASRAQERIDLRERQLEEKKKRAEEAAAKEAARPKFAVPVAQHGLSAGFGQAGGMWMSVHTGIDFPVSYGTPVMAATDGTVRTQFNSAYGNMAILTSPDGTETWYCHLSSTKIRSGKVKAGEVIAYSGNSGNSTGPHLHFEVRPGGGSPIDPQAWLRSHGLDPS; encoded by the coding sequence GTGAACGACCGCCCCCCGTCGGGCCAGTACCCCGAAACCGGGTACGACGGCCTTTCCACCACCAATTTCGCTGGTGACCAGGCCTACGTTTCCTACGAAACGCAGGGCCAGGGCTACAACTACGGTGTATCCGGCACCTACGACGCCTACGGCTCGTACGAGTCCACCGGTACGTACGACGCCACCGCCTGGGCCTCGCAGGAGAGTTACCTGTCGACCGTCCCCCCCCAGGGCGCCCCCGAGGACACGACCGGGCAGTGGGACGCGAGCGCCTGGAACTCCGCCGGCTCCGACTCCCAACCGCCGTCCCTCGGTTACGAGTCCGGCGGCGCGGAGCAGACCGGCCAGTGGTCCACTTTCACCGGTTACCCCCAGGACACCGGCGCGTACGACGCCACCGCGTGGAACGGCGGGGCCGCCACGAACGACCTCACCGGCGCGACGACGGTCACCGCGAGTGTCCAGGACTACCCGTCGCAGCCCGACGGCGGATACGCGTACGCGTACGGCTACGACACCACGCAGGCCGCCCCCGCCGACTCCCTTTCGTACGAGGCCTCCTACGAGCCCGCGTACGAGGCGACGACCGTCGTCCCGATCACCGTCGCCGATCCCTACCCGAGCGCCGATCCTTACCCGAGCGCCGATCCGTACGCGAACGACGAGCGGCACGCGAACAGCGATCTGCACGCCGCCGAGACCGCCGTCTTCGAGGCCGTCACCGACGCGCTCCCGGACGACGAGCCGCAACCGCGGGGCGCCGTGCACGACATGCCCACCCAGGCCATGCCCGTGACCCCCCGCGCGGAGAACGAACCGCGGCCCACGCGCCGCGCCGGCGCTCCCGCCAAGGGCGCGGTCAAGAGTTCCGCGAGGGCGGGCGGCAGCAGTCGGCGGCGCACTCCGGCGAAGCGTTCCGCCCTGTTGACGGTGGCCGTTCCCTCCGCCTGCGTGATGGGCGTCGCGGGAGTCGCGGCCGCCTCCGTCGGCGGACTCACCGGCGGTGCGGAGAAGCCCGCCGAGGAACCCGTCACGATGGCGGCGCCCGACCCGGCCTCGGTGAAGCCGGTCGCCGCGAACAACAAGCTCGACACGCAGTTGGCGGCGCTCAGCGCCGACGCGGGCGACTTCGCCGACCGGGCGAGCCGCGCCCAGGAGCGCATCGACCTTCGCGAACGCCAGTTGGAAGAGAAGAAGAAGCGCGCCGAGGAGGCCGCGGCCAAGGAGGCCGCCCGCCCCAAGTTCGCCGTCCCGGTCGCCCAGCACGGGTTGAGCGCCGGCTTCGGCCAGGCCGGCGGCATGTGGATGTCGGTGCACACCGGCATCGACTTCCCGGTCTCGTACGGCACTCCGGTCATGGCCGCCACCGACGGCACCGTGCGCACCCAGTTCAACAGCGCCTACGGGAACATGGCCATATTGACCTCGCCCGACGGCACCGAGACCTGGTACTGCCACCTCAGCAGCACCAAGATCCGGTCCGGCAAGGTCAAGGCCGGTGAGGTGATCGCCTACTCCGGCAACTCCGGCAACTCCACCGGCCCGCACCTGCACTTCGAGGTCAGGCCCGGCGGCGGCTCCCCGATCGACCCCCAGGCGTGGCTGCGCAGCCACGGCCTGGACCCGAGCTGA
- a CDS encoding DUF5691 domain-containing protein — protein MDTAYEDWDELVGSALLGTGRRRGGSPEALLDAAAVQTVRRRAGLRPAEAAPRPEPAVHDPRPEPPDAARRRLAQLLAGRTAAGGSAGRRGAAPDLTELLPQWLAAAGRHGYRAPAALVPALLDAARARTDLRPPALALAGARGLWLARLNPDWRFALRGAAGGAGELPDATDRAGVELLWEEGLFAERVALLGAVRAHEPAAATRLLSTTWATERAEDRLMFLDSLRVGLSPADEAFLESALGDRSRNVRATAAELLSALTGSALAGRMARRALACVGPEGVQPPADCDAGMLRDGVVRRPPAGRGERAWWLGQLVEAAPLSCWRERFGGLTPARIVALPVAEGWAEELHAAWCRAAVRQRDPAWSKALLGSASAPPAAGPGTASLAERAKLLSILPDGERAAWVAEFVRAHGLSEAFQLLGVCVVPWAGTLGRAVVDALDTAREAGSYPWSFSGVMGLAERCLDPAEAGRLEALTSASQDPPDASPGAAAYWAEAFQRLVATLRVRATMLAELTPPD, from the coding sequence ATGGACACGGCATACGAGGACTGGGACGAGCTGGTCGGCTCCGCGCTGCTGGGCACGGGTCGGCGCCGGGGCGGCTCGCCGGAGGCCCTGTTGGACGCGGCGGCCGTGCAGACGGTACGGCGCCGGGCCGGGCTGCGGCCGGCCGAGGCGGCGCCGAGACCGGAGCCGGCGGTGCACGATCCGCGGCCCGAGCCGCCGGACGCGGCCCGCCGGCGGCTCGCGCAGCTGTTGGCCGGCCGGACCGCGGCGGGCGGATCCGCCGGGCGGCGGGGGGCCGCCCCGGACCTGACGGAGTTGCTGCCGCAATGGTTGGCGGCGGCCGGGCGCCACGGCTACCGCGCGCCGGCGGCGCTCGTACCGGCATTGCTGGACGCGGCCCGGGCCCGGACCGATCTACGGCCACCGGCCCTGGCCCTCGCCGGCGCGCGGGGCCTGTGGCTGGCCCGGCTGAATCCGGACTGGCGGTTCGCGCTGCGGGGCGCGGCGGGGGGCGCCGGCGAGCTGCCCGACGCGACGGATCGAGCCGGCGTGGAACTCCTCTGGGAAGAGGGCCTGTTCGCCGAGCGGGTGGCCCTGTTGGGCGCCGTACGGGCTCATGAGCCGGCGGCGGCGACCCGGCTGCTGTCGACCACCTGGGCCACCGAGCGGGCCGAGGACCGGCTGATGTTCCTCGATTCGCTGCGGGTGGGGCTGTCGCCGGCGGACGAGGCGTTCCTGGAGTCGGCCCTGGGTGATCGGAGCCGCAACGTCCGGGCGACGGCGGCCGAGCTGCTGTCCGCGCTGACGGGTTCGGCGCTGGCCGGCCGGATGGCGCGGCGGGCACTGGCCTGCGTGGGGCCCGAGGGGGTGCAACCACCGGCCGACTGCGACGCGGGCATGCTCCGGGACGGGGTGGTGAGACGACCGCCGGCCGGACGCGGGGAGCGGGCCTGGTGGCTGGGGCAACTCGTGGAGGCCGCGCCGCTGTCCTGTTGGCGGGAGCGGTTCGGGGGGTTGACGCCGGCGCGGATCGTGGCCTTGCCGGTCGCCGAGGGCTGGGCGGAGGAACTGCACGCGGCCTGGTGCCGGGCGGCCGTGCGCCAGCGTGACCCCGCGTGGTCGAAGGCCCTGCTCGGTTCGGCCTCCGCGCCACCTGCGGCGGGCCCGGGTACGGCGTCACTGGCGGAGCGGGCGAAGCTGCTGTCGATCCTGCCCGACGGGGAACGGGCCGCGTGGGTAGCGGAGTTCGTCCGGGCCCACGGGTTGTCGGAGGCGTTCCAGCTGCTGGGGGTCTGCGTGGTGCCGTGGGCGGGGACGCTGGGGCGGGCGGTGGTCGACGCGTTGGACACCGCACGGGAGGCCGGGAGCTATCCGTGGAGCTTCAGCGGGGTGATGGGTCTGGCCGAGCGCTGCCTGGATCCTGCGGAAGCGGGTCGGCTGGAGGCGCTCACCTCGGCGTCACAGGACCCGCCCGACGCGTCGCCGGGAGCCGCCGCCTACTGGGCGGAGGCCTTCCAGCGCCTGGTCGCCACCTTGCGCGTACGCGCGACCATGCTCGCGGAACTCACCCCGCCCGACTGA
- a CDS encoding esterase/lipase family protein — MVPESAPNRPSAPTPSPPTPPPLSSFLSLPLSLIASGAALRAAALEAVVFTGHLLLYPTGVREERPAAGPAAGACGQRPPVLLLHGFNDNRSIFVLLRRALGADGLRRVETYNYSPFTRDLRATARHLARRVEDLCERSGQERVDLVGHSLGGLVARYYVQRLGGDARVRTLVTLGTPHAGTRVAPFMDAHPLVRQMRPDSEVMVELAAPSPGCRTRCVAFWSEFDAIMAPTGTARIEHPDLDAENVLVTGIGHLALAVHPAVIAAVRRALDDLTTAHARAHTRADDRAGDRTGDRTTDRAADRAADSGPEGRGLAV, encoded by the coding sequence GTGGTCCCGGAATCCGCTCCGAACCGCCCGTCCGCGCCGACCCCGTCCCCACCCACGCCCCCACCCCTGTCGTCATTCCTGTCCTTACCCCTGTCCCTGATCGCCTCCGGGGCCGCCCTGCGCGCTGCCGCGCTGGAGGCCGTGGTGTTCACGGGGCACCTGCTGCTGTATCCCACCGGGGTGCGGGAGGAGCGTCCGGCCGCCGGGCCGGCCGCCGGGGCCTGCGGGCAGCGCCCTCCCGTCCTGCTGCTGCACGGCTTCAACGACAACCGATCGATCTTCGTCCTGCTGCGGCGCGCCCTCGGGGCGGACGGCCTGCGGCGCGTGGAGACGTACAACTACTCCCCCTTCACCCGGGATCTGCGGGCCACCGCCCGCCATCTCGCCCGTCGGGTCGAGGACCTGTGCGAGCGCAGCGGGCAGGAGCGCGTGGACCTCGTGGGGCACAGCCTCGGTGGGCTGGTCGCGCGGTACTACGTCCAGCGGCTCGGCGGTGACGCCCGGGTGCGGACACTCGTCACGTTGGGCACCCCGCACGCCGGCACCCGCGTGGCCCCCTTCATGGACGCGCACCCGCTGGTCCGCCAGATGCGACCCGACTCCGAAGTGATGGTCGAACTGGCCGCGCCCTCGCCCGGCTGCCGGACCCGGTGCGTGGCGTTCTGGAGCGAGTTCGACGCGATCATGGCGCCGACCGGGACCGCCCGTATCGAGCACCCGGACCTCGACGCGGAGAACGTGCTGGTCACCGGCATCGGACACCTGGCCCTCGCGGTCCACCCCGCGGTGATCGCCGCGGTGCGTCGAGCCCTCGACGACCTCACCACCGCCCACGCGCGAGCCCACACGCGAGCCGACGATCGAGCCGGCGACCGAACCGGCGACCGAACCACCGACCGCGCGGCCGATCGGGCCGCCGACTCGGGACCCGAGGGTCGGGGCCTGGCCGTCTGA
- a CDS encoding DUF5682 family protein, with protein MSPEAAGPLLLGVRHHGPGSARAVRAALDAATPRAVLIEGPPEGDALLPLAAEPGMRPPVALLAHAADDPGRAAFWPLAGFSPEWVALRWAQERDVPVRFIDLPAAHTLAAPRDPQASDPDAVRIDPLAVLAETAGYDDPERWWEDVVEHRGSGAVRDPRATFEALGDAMGALREAYGDGGHPTDRVREAHMRQRMRAARKEYGDAYAVVCGAWHVPALRARATAAADKALLTGLPKVKVETTWVPWTHRRLARADGYGAGITSPGWYAHLFESRDRPLERWLTRAAGLLRAEDRQVGPAHVIEAVRLAETLAVVRGRPVPGLTETLEAVRAVMCDGSDVPLALIEDRLVVGDVLGEVPDSAPVVPLQRDLTRHQRALRLKVEAQERDLELDLRKDTDTAKSLLLHRLRLLGIDWGTPTASRGSTGTFRETWRLRWEPELSVRVAEAGIWGTTVVGAATAKVEADAVAATELGEVTALAERCLSAGLSEALPAVLRALADRAALATDVARLAEALPALARSLRYGDVRGTDAKALGTVAAGLADRICVALPPACAAGLDADGAAELRGHVDGVHGAIALLEVDGLPERWAAVLRTLAGRDGVPGTIRGRATRLLLDDGRLPPEETARLMGLALSPAVAPADAAGWIEGFAGGGAGGGTLLIHDDRLLGLIDAWLVSVPEGAFIDVLPLLRRTFGAYESGVKRTLGELVRRGPGDRTGRHRTGAGPEGFAAEPDPIRADAAADLVRLILAAPAG; from the coding sequence ATGAGTCCCGAGGCCGCGGGGCCCCTGCTGTTGGGCGTCCGGCACCACGGGCCGGGCTCCGCCCGCGCGGTGCGGGCCGCGCTCGACGCCGCGACCCCGCGCGCGGTCCTCATCGAGGGACCACCCGAGGGCGACGCCCTGCTGCCCCTGGCCGCGGAGCCGGGGATGAGACCGCCGGTCGCGCTCCTCGCGCACGCCGCGGACGACCCGGGCAGGGCCGCGTTCTGGCCGCTCGCCGGGTTCTCCCCGGAGTGGGTCGCCCTGCGCTGGGCACAGGAACGCGACGTCCCCGTCCGGTTCATCGACCTGCCCGCCGCGCACACGCTCGCCGCCCCCCGGGATCCGCAGGCGTCCGACCCCGACGCCGTACGCATCGACCCGCTCGCGGTGCTCGCCGAGACCGCCGGGTACGACGACCCCGAACGCTGGTGGGAGGACGTCGTCGAGCACCGGGGCAGCGGAGCCGTCCGGGACCCCCGGGCGACCTTCGAGGCCCTCGGCGACGCCATGGGGGCCCTGCGCGAGGCGTACGGGGACGGCGGACACCCGACCGACCGGGTGCGCGAGGCCCACATGCGACAGCGGATGCGCGCCGCCCGCAAGGAGTACGGAGACGCCTACGCGGTGGTCTGCGGCGCCTGGCACGTCCCGGCCCTGCGCGCGAGGGCCACCGCCGCCGCCGACAAGGCCCTGCTCACCGGGCTGCCCAAGGTCAAGGTGGAGACCACCTGGGTGCCCTGGACCCACCGCCGGCTCGCCCGGGCGGACGGGTACGGGGCCGGCATCACCTCACCCGGTTGGTACGCCCACCTCTTCGAGTCCCGGGACCGGCCCCTCGAACGCTGGCTGACCCGAGCCGCCGGGCTGCTGCGGGCCGAGGACCGGCAGGTCGGCCCGGCCCACGTCATCGAGGCGGTCCGGCTCGCCGAGACCCTGGCCGTCGTGCGGGGACGCCCCGTCCCGGGCCTCACCGAGACCCTCGAAGCGGTGCGGGCGGTGATGTGCGACGGCTCCGACGTCCCCCTCGCGCTGATCGAGGACCGCCTCGTCGTCGGGGACGTCCTCGGCGAGGTCCCCGACTCGGCGCCCGTCGTCCCGCTCCAACGGGACCTCACCCGACACCAGCGCGCCCTGCGGCTCAAGGTCGAGGCGCAGGAACGGGACCTGGAACTCGACCTCCGCAAGGACACCGACACGGCCAAGTCCCTGCTGCTGCACCGGCTGCGGCTGCTCGGGATCGACTGGGGGACACCCACCGCCTCCCGGGGCAGCACCGGAACCTTCCGCGAGACCTGGCGGCTCCGCTGGGAACCGGAGCTGTCCGTGCGGGTCGCGGAAGCCGGCATCTGGGGCACCACCGTCGTCGGCGCCGCCACGGCCAAGGTCGAGGCCGACGCGGTCGCGGCAACGGAGTTGGGCGAGGTCACGGCCCTGGCCGAGCGGTGCCTGTCGGCCGGGCTGTCCGAGGCGCTGCCCGCCGTGCTGCGGGCCCTCGCCGACCGGGCGGCGCTCGCCACCGACGTGGCGCGGCTCGCCGAGGCCCTGCCCGCGCTCGCCCGTTCGCTGCGGTACGGGGACGTGCGCGGCACCGACGCCAAAGCCCTCGGGACGGTCGCGGCCGGGCTCGCGGACCGGATCTGCGTGGCCCTGCCGCCCGCCTGCGCTGCGGGCCTGGACGCCGACGGCGCGGCCGAACTGCGCGGGCACGTGGACGGGGTGCACGGTGCGATCGCGCTGTTGGAGGTGGACGGCCTGCCGGAGCGCTGGGCGGCGGTGCTGCGGACGCTCGCCGGCCGGGACGGCGTGCCCGGGACGATACGCGGCCGCGCCACACGACTGCTGCTCGACGACGGGCGGTTGCCGCCCGAGGAGACGGCGCGGCTCATGGGGCTGGCGCTCTCGCCGGCGGTCGCCCCGGCCGACGCGGCGGGCTGGATCGAGGGCTTCGCGGGCGGCGGCGCGGGCGGCGGGACCCTGCTGATCCACGACGACCGGCTGCTGGGCCTGATCGACGCCTGGCTGGTGTCGGTGCCGGAGGGGGCGTTCATCGACGTCCTGCCCCTGCTGCGCCGGACGTTCGGGGCGTACGAGTCGGGCGTGAAGCGCACCCTGGGCGAACTGGTCCGCCGCGGCCCCGGAGACCGGACCGGGAGGCACCGGACCGGTGCGGGCCCCGAGGGCTTCGCCGCCGAGCCGGACCCGATACGGGCCGACGCGGCGGCGGACCTGGTCCGGCTGATCCTCGCGGCTCCGGCGGGATGA
- a CDS encoding SWIM zinc finger family protein: MTEQEVRWTAEQVLALAPDDVSRKAGGRLGEAGPWSQIGGSASGSLWGLCKGSGSRPYRTVVDLTGPAYKCSCPSRKFPCKHALGLLLLWAAEGVGDPAPAPAPDWAQEWLTGRAEKAARPSAGTAGPVDEEGARRRAERRAARVGAGVVELERRLGDLVHGGLAGQEQAGYAGWEETAARMVDAQAPGLAARVRELGTIPGCGPGWPARMLEEFALLHLLNKAWLGVSGLPEQLAATTRSRVGVPVSAEGEVVRDRWLVLAQYDSVSPDGRLTTRRIWMRGQESGRPALVLDFGPPGRPPGLALPIGLVWEAEARFRPGSAGLRVDLGERLSAATPGAGAPAGIGTAAALEAYGTALREDPWLESWPVVLGPVVPIPGEAGWQLADSEGTSALPVPLSGSGSGSRAGLWRLAALSGGGPVTVFGEVGHRGFTPLTAWQPGSAEPIPLV, translated from the coding sequence ATGACTGAGCAGGAGGTCCGCTGGACGGCGGAACAGGTACTGGCTCTGGCTCCTGACGACGTGTCGAGAAAGGCGGGGGGAAGGCTGGGAGAGGCGGGTCCGTGGTCGCAGATCGGAGGTTCCGCTTCCGGTTCTCTGTGGGGGTTGTGCAAGGGCAGCGGCAGTCGGCCGTACCGGACGGTCGTGGATCTGACGGGACCCGCGTACAAGTGCTCGTGTCCGAGCCGGAAGTTCCCGTGCAAGCACGCTCTGGGACTGCTGCTGCTCTGGGCCGCGGAAGGGGTGGGGGACCCGGCGCCGGCGCCGGCGCCGGACTGGGCGCAGGAGTGGTTGACCGGGCGGGCGGAGAAGGCCGCGCGGCCGTCCGCCGGGACGGCCGGACCGGTGGACGAGGAGGGGGCGCGCCGGCGGGCCGAACGGAGGGCGGCCCGGGTGGGCGCGGGTGTCGTCGAGTTGGAGCGGCGGCTCGGCGATCTGGTGCACGGCGGTCTGGCCGGGCAGGAACAGGCGGGGTACGCGGGCTGGGAGGAGACCGCGGCACGGATGGTCGACGCGCAGGCGCCCGGACTGGCCGCGCGGGTACGGGAGTTGGGGACAATACCCGGTTGCGGCCCCGGCTGGCCCGCCCGGATGCTTGAGGAGTTCGCGCTGCTGCACCTGCTGAACAAGGCCTGGTTGGGGGTGTCCGGGCTGCCGGAGCAGTTGGCCGCGACGACGAGGAGCCGGGTCGGCGTGCCGGTGTCCGCGGAGGGCGAGGTCGTACGGGATCGCTGGCTCGTGCTGGCCCAGTACGACTCGGTTTCCCCGGACGGGCGGCTCACCACCCGCCGGATCTGGATGCGGGGGCAGGAGAGCGGTCGTCCGGCGCTGGTGTTGGACTTCGGTCCGCCGGGGCGGCCTCCGGGGTTGGCGTTGCCGATCGGACTGGTGTGGGAGGCGGAGGCTCGCTTCCGCCCGGGTTCCGCGGGGTTGCGGGTCGACCTCGGGGAGCGTCTCTCGGCGGCGACGCCGGGCGCCGGGGCGCCGGCCGGGATCGGTACGGCGGCCGCGCTGGAGGCGTACGGGACAGCTCTGCGGGAGGATCCCTGGCTGGAGTCCTGGCCGGTGGTGCTGGGCCCGGTGGTGCCGATACCGGGTGAGGCGGGCTGGCAACTGGCGGACTCGGAGGGGACGTCCGCCCTGCCGGTGCCCCTGTCGGGGTCGGGCAGCGGGTCCCGGGCGGGCCTGTGGCGGTTGGCCGCGCTGTCGGGCGGGGGCCCGGTGACGGTGTTCGGCGAGGTCGGCCATCGCGGGTTCACGCCCCTGACGGCCTGGCAGCCGGGATCGGCCGAGCCGATACCACTGGTCTGA